The following coding sequences lie in one Rutidosis leptorrhynchoides isolate AG116_Rl617_1_P2 chromosome 4, CSIRO_AGI_Rlap_v1, whole genome shotgun sequence genomic window:
- the LOC139845240 gene encoding bifunctional riboflavin kinase/FMN phosphatase-like has product MYRRQVPGVLNSLPIEPIRFKGSYTNGFLQEISDDGASDLTRQVCGIYVGWVDFESQKRFKIVVSIRWDSSLGSFWRNIQACFINGSNDQICDQLMEAALVGYIRGFHTKVLILSFALVFLFHTMAYGL; this is encoded by the exons ATGTACAGAAGACAAGTACCAG GGGTGTTGAACTCATTGCCAATTGAACCAATTCGCTTTAAGGGATCATACACAAACGGGTTTTTGCAAGAAATTTCAG ATGATGGAGCTTCTGACCTTACTCGTCAAGTCTGTGGTATCTATGTTGGTTGGGTTGACTTTGAGTCTCAGAAGAGGTTTAAGATTGTGGTTAGCATCAGATGGGACAGTAGTCTTGGCTCATTTTGGAGAAACATT CAAGCTTGTTTTATCAATGGAAGTAACGATCAAATATGCGATCAGTTAATGGAGGCAGCACTTGTTGGTTACATTCGAGGATTTCATACCaaagtattaatattaagttttgcaTTAGTTTTCCTCTTTCATACAATGGCTTATGGTCTATAA
- the LOC139842698 gene encoding uncharacterized protein, which translates to MVRSRSSAWNGIRKSDRCIDELQIQFSNSFVKTVNAEDSSRFWKDVWLGDRSFQYRFPRLFRLEVNAEVLVMDRLIRTSGSNDWVPNWAWSRTPSRRTEAEFIDLQKLIEDFKYSDAAKDGWQWNLNPSGSFYTFVLSSLINQKLLPVTPASNPTVRNNMVPQKLAIFIWRAKLNRLPVLSELYKRGIDLDPLLCPFCNNEVETLKHALCDCAIAKDVWSRVSRWWNTNYINFPCLSDRFTGSIPSNGLTSTSKLWQAVEWVTGYCLWVHRNNVIFRKKKSTGPMLLNNIQLKSFEWISKRSRKHSLIWSQWLLNPKSFDLQG; encoded by the coding sequence ATGGTTCGAAGCAGGTCCTCCGCTTGGAATGGGATACGAAAATCTGATCGATGCATTGACGAATTACAAATTCAGTTTTCCAATTCTTTTGTAAAAACAGTTAATGCAGAAGACTCATCTCGGTTTTGGAAAGACGTTTGGTTAGGTGATCGATCTTTTCAATATAGATTTCCTCGGTTATTCCGTCTAGAAGTTAACGCTGAAGTCTTGGTTATGGATCGTCTCATCCGCACAAGTGGGTCAAATGATTGGGTCCCGAATTGGGCCTGGTCTAGAACTCCTTCTCGACGAACAGAAGCTGAATTCATTGATCTACAAAAATTAATTGAAGACTTCAAATACTCTGATGCTGCTAAAGATGGTTGGCAATGGAATCTTAACCCCTCAGGTAGCTTCTACACTTTTGTTTTatcatctttaatcaatcaaaagttGCTACCCGTTACTCCTGCCTCGAATCCCACTGTGCGCAACAATATGGTTCCCCAAAAACTTGCGATTTTTATTTGGCGTGCGAAGTTGAATCGTCTTCCGGTTTTATCAGAGCTTTATAAGAGGGGTATAGATCTCGATCCTTTGTTATGTCCGTTTTGTAATAATGAAGTTGAAACTTTGAAACACGCCTTATGTGATTGTGCGATTGCTAAAGATGTGTGGTCTAGAGTTTCTCGATGGTGGAATACCAATTATATCAACTTTCCCTGTTTAAGCGATAGATTTACGGGTTCCATTCCTAGTAATGGTTTAACTTCTACATCAAAGTTATGGCAAGCCGTTGAGTGGGTCACCGGATATTGTCTATGGGTTCATCGTAACAATGTTATTTTTAGAAAGAAAAAGTCTACCGGTCCAATGCTGCTCAATAATATCCAATTGAAATCTTTCGAGTGGATCTCCAAACGTTCCCGGAAGCATAGTCTCATATGGTCTCAATGGCTTTTAAACCCGAAGTCTTTCGATCTCCAAGGATAG
- the LOC139845241 gene encoding peroxidase 43-like has translation MKNMLIVMYVMIISCYMIILGISEARLKVGFYRETCPNAESIVGGFVRDAAKFNPQIPAFLLRLHFHDCFVQGCDGSILVDNGPISEKLAVGHQGVKGFDIIEDAKTQLEFVCPGVVSCADIVAIAARDAVAFSFGPIYEVETGRKDGFVSNVSLAANMPDFKDSIQLLKQKFFDKGLNEKDLVLLSGAHTIGSTACFFLMDRLYNFLPGGGPDPSINPEFLPELMESCPPNGNINFRLPIDHDTGETFDDQILENIRNGFAVLQSDAKLMDDPVTKQIIDSYFGFSNQSIQPSFEADFVTSIVKMGRIGVKTSSKRGEIRRVCSSFN, from the exons ATGAAAAATATGTTAATAGTAATGTATGTCATGATCATTTCATGTTATATGATAATACTTGGGATTTCGGAAGCTCGTTTGAAAGTAGGGTTCTATAGAGAAACATGCCCAAATGCAGAATCCATTGTTGGTGGTTTTGTAAGGGATGCAGCTAAATTTAACCCACAAATTCCTGCTTTCTTGCTTAGGCTTCATTTTCATGATTGCTTTGTTCAG GGTTGTGATGGGTCGATTTTAGTAGATAATGGGCCCATTTCGGAAAAGCTTGCGGTTGGGCATCAGGGAGTGAAGGGTTTTGATATAATAGAAGATGCAAAAACTCAATTGGAGTTTGTGTGTCCTGGTGTTGTTTCGTGTGCAGATATCGTTGCGATTGCTGCTAGAGATGCTGTTGCTTTT AGTTTTGGGCCAATTTATGAAGTTGAAACTGGTAGAAAAGATGGATTTGTTTCAAATGTTTCATTGGCTGCCAACATGCCTGATTTTAAAGACTCAATTCAGCTTTTAAAACAAAAGTTCTTTGACAAAGGGCTTAATGAAAAGGACCTTGTGCTTCTTAGTG GTGCACATACAATTGGTAGTACAGCGTGCTTTTTCCTAATGGACCGGCTCTACAATTTCTTGCCGGGTGGGGGTCCAGATCCGAGTATAAATCCGGAATTTTTACCCGAACTAATGGAATCTTGTCCACCAAATGGAAACATAAATTTTAGGTTGCCCATTGATCATGATACTGGAGAAACTTTTGATGATCAGATCCTAGAAAACATTAGGAACGGATTTGCAGTGCTACAATCGGATGCAAAGCTCATGGATGATCCGGTTACAAAACAAATAATTGACTCGTATTTTGGATTTTCGAACCAATCAATTCAACCATCTTTTGAAGCGGATTTTGTTACGTCTATTGTTAAAATGGGTCGTATTGGAGTTAAAACGAGTTCTAAAAGAGGAGAGATTAGACGAGTGTGTAGCTCGTTTAATTGA